One window of Mangrovibacterium diazotrophicum genomic DNA carries:
- a CDS encoding endonuclease/exonuclease/phosphatase family protein has translation MNVSSWIFLLFSLILVIGTYLPFTPKSHWFFRIFDFLRLQLLAIKVLLLAIGLVFIHNPEVTIILCYAAIAVAIVAELIIIAPYLPYKAKATGAGQVKLISVNVLQSNDQYQKLIALVEQQQPDILLTVETNKDWEKAMEKFEKDYPFSRKIARENTYGMHFYTKLKVIDCQVFFFLTEERPAIKVEMETEDHNRFIFWGLHPPPPSPSEETTAKKKDGELMVAAKLIHDCRQPSIVAGDFNNVCWSGIARLFAKVSGLTDARIGRGLYSTFPVKPAIMRYPIDLLYHSAEVTINQMGTLDSIESDHLPFYAHFSVNSSVTEPPNEMDEALEEEANEIIQSGIREQREEDR, from the coding sequence ATGAATGTTAGCTCGTGGATTTTTCTGCTGTTTTCGCTGATACTCGTCATCGGAACCTATCTGCCATTCACCCCGAAGTCACACTGGTTTTTCCGGATCTTCGATTTCCTTCGACTACAATTACTCGCCATAAAAGTATTGCTGCTGGCAATTGGCCTTGTTTTCATTCATAATCCGGAAGTCACAATCATCTTGTGTTATGCTGCTATCGCTGTTGCTATCGTCGCTGAGCTCATTATTATTGCTCCGTACCTTCCCTACAAAGCTAAAGCAACCGGAGCCGGGCAGGTGAAACTGATCAGTGTCAATGTTCTTCAGTCGAATGACCAATACCAAAAGCTGATCGCTTTGGTTGAACAGCAGCAACCCGATATTTTACTGACGGTTGAAACGAACAAGGATTGGGAAAAGGCGATGGAAAAGTTTGAAAAAGACTATCCTTTCAGTCGGAAAATTGCACGAGAGAATACCTATGGAATGCACTTTTACACCAAGCTAAAAGTGATCGATTGCCAGGTTTTCTTTTTCCTGACCGAAGAACGGCCGGCTATAAAAGTCGAAATGGAAACCGAGGATCACAATCGATTTATATTTTGGGGGCTGCATCCGCCGCCACCAAGCCCGTCGGAAGAGACAACAGCCAAGAAAAAAGACGGAGAGCTGATGGTGGCCGCCAAACTGATTCACGACTGCAGGCAACCATCTATCGTGGCAGGAGATTTTAACAATGTGTGCTGGTCGGGTATTGCGCGCCTTTTTGCGAAAGTGTCAGGTCTCACCGACGCCCGGATTGGACGGGGACTTTATTCAACTTTCCCTGTAAAACCGGCAATTATGCGTTATCCGATCGACCTGTTGTATCACTCCGCGGAAGTTACCATCAATCAAATGGGAACCCTCGATTCCATTGAATCCGATCATCTCCCGTTTTACGCTCATTTTTCGGTTAACTCGTCGGTGACAGAACCGCCAAATGAAATGGACGAAGCGCTGGAAGAGGAAGCCAACGAAATCATCCAAAGTGGCATAAGGGAACAACGCGAGGAAGACCGATAA
- the queF gene encoding preQ(1) synthase translates to MENLTHLGNDTNYGFNYSPAVLETFDNKHPQNDYWVKFNAPEFTSLCPITGQPDFATIYISYIPGEKMVESKSLKLYLFSFRNHGDFHEDCINIIMKDLIKLMDPKYIEVWGKFLPRGGISIDPYSNYGKAGTKFEELAWYRMQNHDLNPETITNR, encoded by the coding sequence ATGGAAAACTTAACACATTTAGGAAACGATACGAACTACGGATTTAACTATAGTCCGGCGGTTTTGGAAACTTTCGATAACAAACACCCGCAAAACGATTATTGGGTGAAATTTAATGCGCCGGAATTTACCAGCCTTTGCCCAATTACCGGTCAGCCTGATTTTGCGACCATCTACATCAGCTACATTCCGGGTGAAAAGATGGTGGAAAGCAAATCGCTGAAGTTGTATTTGTTCAGCTTCCGCAATCACGGTGATTTTCATGAGGATTGCATCAACATCATCATGAAAGATTTGATCAAGTTGATGGATCCGAAGTACATCGAGGTTTGGGGCAAATTTTTACCTCGTGGCGGGATCAGTATCGATCCGTATTCGAACTACGGAAAAGCCGGAACCAAGTTTGAAGAACTGGCCTGGTATCGCATGCAGAATCACGACCTGAACCCGGAAACAATTACCAACCGGTAA
- the queC gene encoding 7-cyano-7-deazaguanine synthase QueC: MNNKSKALVVFSGGQDSTTCLFWAKKEFGEVEAISFDYGQKHRLELELAAKIAREAGVPFQVMQLEMLGKITNNALTNPDMEVETDKPDNRPPNTLVEGRNMLFLTYAAIYAKSKDIHHLVTGVGQADYSGYPDCRDEFIRSLNQTLNLSMDYEYEIHTPLMWRDKEAVWQLSDELGVFDLVRTQTLTCYNGIVGEGCGHCPACKLRKNGLDSYLLKKNHKSDQSQ, encoded by the coding sequence ATGAATAATAAAAGCAAAGCACTAGTGGTCTTCTCTGGAGGGCAGGACTCAACAACCTGTTTGTTCTGGGCCAAAAAGGAGTTTGGTGAAGTTGAGGCCATTTCATTTGACTATGGCCAAAAGCATCGGCTCGAGTTGGAGCTGGCCGCCAAAATTGCCCGCGAAGCTGGTGTGCCATTTCAAGTGATGCAGTTGGAGATGCTCGGAAAGATTACCAACAATGCACTGACGAACCCCGATATGGAGGTTGAAACCGATAAGCCGGACAACCGTCCACCAAATACCTTGGTTGAAGGACGGAACATGTTGTTTCTGACTTATGCGGCTATTTATGCCAAATCGAAAGATATTCATCATTTGGTAACCGGCGTGGGACAAGCTGATTACAGTGGCTATCCCGATTGTCGCGATGAGTTTATCCGTTCGCTGAATCAAACATTGAACCTGTCGATGGATTACGAATACGAAATTCACACTCCGCTGATGTGGCGCGATAAAGAAGCTGTTTGGCAATTGTCGGACGAGCTGGGTGTTTTCGACCTTGTTCGGACACAAACATTGACCTGCTATAACGGAATCGTTGGCGAAGGTTGTGGACATTGCCCGGCATGTAAACTGCGGAAAAACGGTTTGGACAGCTACCTCTTGAAAAAGAACCACAAAAGTGATCAGTCGCAGTAA
- a CDS encoding queuosine precursor transporter, translating into MRNKVSVLFLLTGVLFAASLLIANILASKIIMIGPWSAPAGVLIFPVAYIINDVIAEVWGYAKARLIIWAGFGVNLLAAVFFALAITVPAAPFYEHQDAFQSILGSSIRLVFASLMAYMAGSFLNAYVMSKFKLMTKGKGFSLRAIVSTLAGEGADSLIFITIAFVGIFPTSVILTMIVTQALLKTAYEIIILPFTILVVTKVKEIEGVDTFDEEISYNPFRLKQI; encoded by the coding sequence ATGCGAAATAAAGTATCCGTTTTATTCCTGTTGACAGGCGTGCTGTTTGCAGCCAGTCTTTTAATCGCCAATATTTTAGCTTCCAAGATCATCATGATCGGGCCGTGGTCGGCTCCGGCAGGTGTGCTCATCTTTCCGGTTGCCTACATCATTAATGATGTGATTGCCGAGGTTTGGGGTTATGCCAAAGCGCGACTGATTATTTGGGCCGGTTTCGGTGTTAATTTATTGGCCGCTGTATTTTTTGCGCTGGCGATTACGGTGCCCGCCGCACCGTTTTACGAACATCAGGACGCTTTCCAGTCGATTTTGGGAAGCTCTATTCGTTTGGTATTTGCTAGCCTGATGGCCTACATGGCCGGTTCGTTCCTGAATGCCTACGTCATGAGCAAGTTTAAATTGATGACCAAGGGGAAAGGTTTCTCGTTGCGGGCAATCGTTTCTACTTTGGCCGGTGAAGGCGCAGATTCGTTGATTTTCATAACGATTGCGTTTGTAGGAATATTCCCGACTTCGGTTATTCTAACCATGATTGTGACGCAGGCGCTGCTGAAAACAGCCTACGAGATCATTATCCTGCCATTCACGATACTGGTTGTGACCAAGGTGAAGGAAATTGAAGGCGTGGATACCTTTGACGAGGAAATCTCGTACAATCCGTTTCGCCTGAAACAAATTTGA
- a CDS encoding DEAD/DEAH box helicase, with amino-acid sequence MKFHDFDLHDDILDALYDMGFDEPTEVQKNTIPIILEGHDLIGCAQTGTGKTAAFMLPIIEKVSQLEAGKTRALIVVPTRELAIQIEQQVQGFSYYAGTTSCAIYGGGDGKEWEEQRAALEKGVDIIVATPGKLISFIDNEIANLKQVEYVVLDEADRMLDIGFHDDIIRIFSHLPQQRQTLMFSATMPPKIRQLAAKVLTNPKEFATAISKPAEGVLQAAYVCHEEQKVPLLTQLITGKDDCQSIIVFSSTKRKVNTIVRALQKKKLDAQGISSDLEQKEREEVLMKFRARQTRILVATDVLSRGIDIKDINLVVNFDVPGDAEDYVHRIGRTARANTTGIALTFVNQEDMFKFQQIESLIESEVFKAPLPPELGEGPEWKVIEKRKGKKKRNFKRNNNQNNNNKQGGKPRFQPKKQN; translated from the coding sequence ATGAAGTTTCACGATTTTGATTTACACGACGATATTTTGGATGCCTTGTATGACATGGGTTTTGACGAGCCCACGGAAGTACAAAAGAACACAATTCCAATTATCCTTGAAGGCCACGACCTGATTGGATGTGCCCAAACAGGTACCGGAAAAACCGCTGCGTTCATGCTCCCGATCATTGAGAAAGTTTCGCAACTGGAAGCCGGAAAGACCCGGGCACTGATTGTTGTGCCTACGCGCGAGCTGGCCATCCAGATCGAACAACAAGTACAAGGCTTCTCCTACTACGCGGGAACAACTTCGTGCGCCATTTACGGTGGCGGCGACGGTAAAGAATGGGAAGAACAACGCGCCGCGCTGGAAAAAGGCGTCGACATTATTGTTGCTACACCCGGGAAATTAATCTCATTTATCGATAACGAGATTGCCAACCTGAAGCAAGTGGAGTACGTGGTACTGGACGAAGCCGACCGCATGCTCGACATTGGCTTCCACGATGATATTATCCGCATTTTCAGCCACCTGCCTCAACAACGTCAAACGTTGATGTTCAGCGCGACGATGCCTCCAAAAATCCGCCAATTGGCAGCCAAAGTACTGACCAATCCGAAGGAATTTGCGACGGCAATCAGCAAACCCGCCGAAGGTGTATTGCAGGCTGCCTACGTTTGCCACGAAGAGCAAAAAGTGCCCTTGCTGACCCAGTTGATCACCGGCAAAGACGATTGCCAAAGTATCATTGTTTTCAGTTCGACCAAGCGAAAAGTGAATACAATTGTGCGGGCATTGCAAAAGAAAAAGCTGGATGCCCAAGGCATTTCATCCGACCTGGAGCAAAAAGAACGCGAAGAAGTGTTGATGAAATTCCGTGCACGACAAACACGTATTTTGGTAGCCACCGACGTTTTGAGCCGCGGGATCGACATTAAAGATATTAACCTGGTTGTGAATTTTGATGTGCCGGGTGATGCTGAAGACTACGTGCACCGTATCGGGCGGACAGCCCGTGCCAATACAACCGGTATTGCGTTGACGTTCGTGAACCAGGAAGACATGTTCAAATTTCAGCAAATTGAATCACTGATTGAGAGCGAAGTATTTAAAGCACCGCTACCTCCCGAATTGGGTGAAGGTCCTGAATGGAAAGTGATTGAAAAGCGGAAAGGTAAAAAGAAACGCAACTTCAAGCGCAACAACAACCAGAACAATAACAACAAGCAGGGTGGCAAACCCAGGTTTCAACCTAAGAAACAAAACTAA
- a CDS encoding AMP-binding protein, with amino-acid sequence MQLVDYTLGGILEKYAFETPDKEFIVYPDRDLRFTYSEFNTRVDRLAKGLMYIGIGKDDKVGIWANNVPDWLTFMFATAKIGAVLVTINTNYKLSELEYLLKDADIHTLCLIGNYRDSDYVNMMFDLVPELKTQPRGELRSEKFPELKNVVFIGPEKHRGMFNTSELILMGSHLDDLELEEVKESVGCHDVVNMQYTSGTTGFPKGVMLSHHNILNNGKATGECMRYTSADRLLVCVPFFHCFGCVLALCAVVTHGATMVVVENFDPLMVLASVEKEKCTALYGVPTMFIAELNHPMFDMFDLSSLRTGIMAGALCPIETMKQVMEKMYLKDIISVYGLTESSPGMTATRTHNSPEVRATTVGFEFPNVEVAIFDPETGEECPDNVQGEMCCRGYNVMKGYYKNEEATRKAIDEEGWLHSGDLGVRGEDGFYRITGRIKDMIIRGGENVYPREIENYLFQMPQIEAVEVAGIPSPKYGEQIGAFIKIKKGQSLSEEEVQEYCRGQIARFKVPKYVFFVDEYPMTASGKIQKYKLKELGLQLLQNQGIKVI; translated from the coding sequence ATGCAATTAGTCGATTATACCTTGGGAGGCATCCTTGAAAAGTATGCATTTGAAACCCCGGATAAAGAATTCATCGTTTATCCCGACCGGGATTTGCGTTTTACCTACAGCGAGTTCAACACGCGTGTCGACCGACTCGCAAAAGGCTTGATGTACATCGGTATTGGGAAAGACGATAAAGTGGGAATATGGGCAAACAATGTGCCCGATTGGCTCACTTTTATGTTTGCTACTGCTAAAATCGGAGCGGTGCTCGTCACCATCAATACCAACTATAAACTGTCTGAGCTGGAGTATTTGCTGAAAGATGCCGACATCCATACACTTTGCCTGATTGGCAATTACCGCGACAGCGACTATGTGAATATGATGTTCGACTTGGTGCCCGAGTTAAAGACACAGCCTCGTGGAGAGTTGAGATCTGAGAAATTTCCGGAGCTGAAAAATGTGGTCTTTATCGGGCCAGAAAAGCATCGCGGCATGTTCAATACCTCGGAGCTGATTCTGATGGGAAGCCACCTGGATGACTTGGAGCTGGAAGAGGTAAAAGAAAGTGTCGGTTGCCACGATGTGGTGAATATGCAATATACATCGGGCACTACCGGTTTCCCGAAAGGCGTGATGTTGTCGCACCACAATATATTGAATAACGGAAAGGCTACCGGCGAATGTATGCGATACACCTCGGCCGATCGCTTGTTGGTGTGCGTGCCGTTCTTCCATTGCTTTGGTTGTGTTTTGGCTTTGTGTGCGGTTGTTACGCATGGAGCAACCATGGTGGTAGTCGAGAATTTCGATCCGCTGATGGTGCTGGCTTCTGTTGAAAAAGAAAAATGTACCGCTTTGTATGGTGTTCCGACGATGTTCATTGCAGAGCTGAATCACCCGATGTTCGACATGTTCGACTTGAGCAGTTTGCGAACCGGCATCATGGCCGGCGCCTTGTGCCCGATCGAAACCATGAAACAGGTGATGGAGAAGATGTACCTAAAAGATATTATCAGCGTTTACGGATTGACTGAGTCCTCTCCGGGAATGACTGCTACCCGTACGCACAATTCGCCTGAAGTACGCGCGACGACTGTGGGCTTCGAATTTCCCAATGTTGAAGTGGCGATTTTCGATCCTGAAACAGGTGAAGAGTGCCCCGACAATGTGCAGGGAGAAATGTGCTGCCGTGGCTATAACGTCATGAAAGGCTACTACAAGAATGAAGAGGCAACCCGCAAAGCCATTGATGAAGAAGGATGGCTGCATTCCGGGGATTTGGGCGTTCGCGGGGAAGACGGTTTTTATCGGATTACCGGACGAATAAAGGACATGATCATTCGTGGCGGAGAGAACGTTTACCCGCGCGAAATTGAGAATTACCTGTTTCAAATGCCACAAATTGAAGCCGTTGAGGTTGCCGGTATTCCTAGTCCGAAATACGGAGAACAAATTGGGGCGTTCATCAAAATCAAGAAAGGACAATCATTGTCCGAAGAAGAAGTGCAGGAGTATTGTCGCGGTCAGATTGCTCGCTTTAAAGTGCCGAAGTATGTTTTCTTCGTCGACGAATATCCGATGACAGCAAGCGGTAAAATTCAAAAATACAAACTAAAGGAACTTGGGCTGCAGTTATTGCAGAATCAAGGAATCAAAGTTATATAA
- a CDS encoding helix-turn-helix domain-containing protein — translation MAGKNNLGVKVQEIRTIQKLTVDELADRSGLQAGQIQKIEKEGIIPSLSPLIKIARALGVRLGTFLDDVDNIGPVVARGGEHHAGVRFTSEENGSREHLNFFSLAADKAGRNMEPFIVEIEPSEQSDYKLSTHEGEEFIYVIEGQIEINYGKDLYQLAAGDSIYLDSFVMHNVHAANNQKARVLVVLYTPF, via the coding sequence ATGGCTGGAAAAAACAACCTTGGAGTCAAGGTTCAGGAAATACGGACTATACAGAAGTTGACCGTCGACGAGTTAGCGGATCGAAGCGGTTTGCAGGCTGGTCAGATCCAAAAAATTGAGAAAGAAGGCATCATTCCCTCTTTATCTCCATTGATTAAAATTGCACGTGCGTTAGGTGTTCGTCTGGGAACTTTTCTCGACGATGTCGATAATATTGGTCCCGTTGTGGCAAGAGGAGGAGAGCATCATGCGGGTGTTCGGTTTACCTCTGAAGAGAATGGATCGAGAGAACATTTGAACTTCTTCTCGTTGGCGGCCGACAAAGCCGGACGGAATATGGAGCCGTTCATCGTCGAAATTGAACCCTCAGAACAGTCGGATTATAAACTCTCAACACACGAGGGAGAGGAGTTTATCTACGTTATTGAAGGGCAGATTGAAATCAATTACGGAAAAGATTTGTACCAACTGGCAGCGGGGGATAGCATTTATCTCGATTCGTTTGTAATGCACAATGTGCACGCTGCGAATAACCAAAAAGCCCGTGTATTAGTGGTTTTGTACACCCCATTCTGA
- the glgP gene encoding alpha-glucan family phosphorylase: MEIPNWKKLFVESNIPGKLAPLKELSKNLWWAWNTDARELFEQIDPEIWEETAHNPIDLLDKVSYQRFLELEGDEAFINKMKGVSKHLQQYLGDRKELNGPHIAYFSMEYGLHDSLKIFSGGLGILAGDYLKEASDFKVNLVAVGLLYRYGYFKQTISIHGDQMANYDAQQFNKVPVQPALDADGKWIEVEVEYPGRNLKARLWEAKVGSISLYLLDADYEANSDEDRFVTHHLYGGDNENRLKQEMLLGLGGIRALRKLGFESQLYHCNEGHAAMIGLERMKDYLSETGLSFAEAKEVVRASTLFTTHTPVPAGHDSFHQDLFRGYMNFFAEKLGLTWDEFMMLGKSNPGEDHFNMSYLAANMSQGINGVSWLHGEVSKDILKNLYEGFLPEELNIGYVTNGVHYPTWTAKEWKELHLKYFGESFVQNQLDFDLWEKIYKVPDEEIWNTKKKLKLKMIDYIKERFADNWIKRHENPKLISEVLSRLDPNALTIGFARRFATYKRAHLLFRNLDRLSKIVNNPDRPVQFIFAGKAHPADKAGQDLIKYIIEISKRPEFLGKIIFVQNYDINLAKVLLQGVDIWLNTPTRPLEASGTSGEKGVMNGTIHFSVLDGWWVEGYKENAGWALPMERTYDVQDLQDELDAETIYNIFDDEIVPTYYDKNDKGYSEDWVAVVKNTIGQVAPNFTTTRMIRDYQDRFYNPQAKRYDGLVAEDYKLAKELAAWKAKVAAVWADIEVSDVQITDGINNALKIGESYPAKVVLDLKTLSSEDVGLEMVISAPGENGQLELVKTLEFEAAESVKGVTTYNLDINLMDPGYYNYGLRMFPKNEHLPHRQDFMFLKWL; this comes from the coding sequence GTGGAAATACCAAATTGGAAGAAACTGTTTGTTGAATCAAACATTCCGGGGAAACTAGCTCCTCTTAAAGAGTTGAGCAAAAACTTGTGGTGGGCATGGAATACTGATGCCCGCGAGTTATTCGAGCAGATTGATCCGGAAATCTGGGAGGAAACCGCACATAATCCGATTGATTTATTGGATAAAGTAAGTTATCAACGCTTTTTGGAGCTGGAAGGCGACGAGGCTTTCATTAACAAGATGAAAGGCGTTAGTAAACACTTACAACAATATCTGGGAGATCGGAAAGAGTTGAATGGACCGCATATTGCGTATTTCAGTATGGAGTATGGTCTGCACGACAGTCTGAAAATATTTTCAGGTGGTTTGGGAATCTTAGCCGGTGACTACCTTAAAGAAGCAAGTGACTTCAAGGTAAACCTGGTTGCTGTAGGGCTTTTGTACCGCTATGGCTATTTCAAGCAAACCATCTCTATTCATGGCGATCAAATGGCCAACTACGATGCGCAACAATTCAATAAAGTGCCTGTGCAGCCAGCTTTGGATGCCGATGGTAAATGGATTGAAGTGGAAGTTGAGTATCCGGGCCGCAATTTGAAAGCTCGTTTGTGGGAAGCCAAAGTAGGTAGCATCAGCCTGTATTTGCTGGATGCCGACTACGAAGCCAACAGCGATGAAGATCGCTTTGTAACTCACCACCTTTACGGGGGCGACAACGAAAACCGCTTGAAACAGGAAATGTTGCTTGGTTTGGGTGGTATTCGTGCATTGCGTAAACTGGGCTTCGAGTCTCAGTTGTACCACTGTAACGAAGGTCATGCGGCGATGATCGGCCTTGAACGTATGAAAGACTATTTGTCTGAAACAGGACTTTCATTTGCGGAAGCAAAAGAAGTTGTTCGTGCTTCAACCCTGTTTACAACACATACACCGGTTCCGGCCGGGCACGACTCGTTTCACCAGGATTTGTTCCGTGGCTACATGAACTTCTTTGCAGAGAAACTGGGATTGACCTGGGATGAGTTTATGATGCTTGGAAAGTCGAACCCAGGCGAAGACCATTTCAACATGAGTTACCTGGCTGCGAACATGTCGCAGGGAATTAACGGTGTGAGCTGGTTGCATGGTGAAGTATCAAAAGATATTCTGAAGAATTTGTATGAAGGATTCCTTCCGGAAGAGTTGAATATTGGATATGTGACCAATGGTGTTCACTATCCGACATGGACTGCCAAGGAATGGAAAGAGCTTCATTTAAAATATTTCGGTGAATCGTTTGTTCAGAATCAGTTGGACTTCGACCTTTGGGAAAAGATCTACAAAGTGCCGGATGAAGAAATCTGGAATACGAAGAAAAAGCTGAAGCTGAAGATGATCGACTACATCAAGGAGCGTTTCGCTGACAACTGGATCAAGCGTCACGAAAATCCGAAGTTGATCAGCGAGGTTCTGAGCCGCTTGGATCCGAATGCATTGACAATCGGTTTTGCCCGTCGTTTTGCAACTTACAAGCGCGCGCACCTGTTGTTCCGCAACCTCGATCGCTTGTCCAAGATTGTGAACAATCCGGATCGCCCGGTTCAGTTCATCTTCGCCGGTAAAGCACACCCTGCCGATAAAGCAGGTCAGGATTTGATCAAGTACATCATCGAGATTTCGAAACGTCCTGAGTTCCTTGGGAAAATCATATTTGTTCAAAACTACGATATCAACCTGGCAAAAGTATTGCTTCAAGGTGTCGATATTTGGTTGAACACACCAACTCGTCCGCTGGAAGCTTCGGGTACCAGTGGTGAAAAAGGTGTGATGAACGGAACAATCCACTTCTCTGTGTTAGACGGATGGTGGGTTGAAGGTTACAAGGAGAACGCCGGTTGGGCGCTTCCGATGGAACGTACTTATGATGTGCAGGATCTGCAGGATGAACTGGATGCTGAAACCATCTACAACATCTTCGACGACGAGATTGTACCGACTTACTACGATAAGAACGACAAAGGATACTCGGAAGACTGGGTGGCGGTCGTGAAAAATACAATCGGTCAGGTAGCGCCGAACTTTACAACAACGCGCATGATTCGTGACTACCAGGATCGTTTTTACAACCCGCAGGCAAAACGTTACGACGGTCTGGTTGCTGAAGACTACAAGTTAGCGAAAGAACTGGCTGCCTGGAAAGCGAAAGTCGCTGCTGTTTGGGCCGATATCGAGGTAAGTGATGTTCAGATTACTGATGGTATCAACAATGCTTTGAAGATCGGCGAAAGCTATCCGGCGAAGGTTGTGCTCGATTTGAAAACACTTTCATCAGAAGATGTTGGTCTCGAAATGGTTATTTCTGCTCCGGGCGAAAACGGTCAGTTGGAGTTGGTTAAAACCCTTGAATTCGAAGCAGCTGAATCTGTTAAGGGGGTGACTACCTACAATTTGGACATTAACCTGATGGATCCCGGATACTACAATTACGGTTTGCGCATGTTCCCGAAAAATGAACATTTGCCGCATCGTCAGGATTTCATGTTTTTAAAATGGTTATAA
- a CDS encoding glycoside hydrolase family 57 protein produces MKAICLNFQVHQPFRFRRYRFFDIGNDHYYYDDYSNETIMRKMADHSYLPTNKILLDLIRKNKNAFKVSFTISGIALEQMDLYAPEVLDSFIELAETGQVEFLAAPYSHSLISLKSPESFKAQVEKHATLIQKYFGQEPKVFCNTEKIYSDDISAVVADMGFKAILTEGPKHVLGWKSPNYVYCSAVSPKLKVLMRNFQMSDDLSFRFSNQAWSEYPLTSEKFVGWMDSNPKDEVVNLFMDYETFGEYQRESTGIFKFLQELPATVAKKSKFKFATPSEIADAFQPISIVSVPYPISWSNEERDLSIWLGNELQQEAFNKLYKLEPRMQFVDDPALIKDWEYLQVCNHFYYMNTKFFTDGSPQRTYNPFESPYEAFINYMNVLSDFELRLNSFVPESKVEKEIAALNKLLAEKEERLRKYELELKNLQSGTVKKNKESKPEATKRKKTATKSTKKD; encoded by the coding sequence ATGAAAGCCATTTGTTTAAATTTTCAGGTGCATCAACCTTTCCGTTTTCGCAGATACCGTTTCTTCGATATTGGCAATGATCATTATTATTACGATGATTATTCGAATGAAACCATCATGAGAAAGATGGCTGATCACTCTTATTTGCCAACCAATAAAATATTACTTGATTTAATTCGGAAGAATAAGAATGCTTTCAAGGTGAGTTTTACGATTTCGGGAATCGCATTGGAGCAGATGGATTTATACGCTCCCGAGGTTTTGGATTCCTTCATTGAATTGGCCGAAACAGGACAGGTCGAATTTCTGGCTGCACCTTACTCCCATTCGTTAATCTCGTTGAAGAGCCCGGAGTCGTTTAAAGCGCAGGTTGAAAAGCATGCCACCTTGATCCAAAAATATTTTGGACAGGAACCGAAGGTATTTTGTAACACCGAGAAAATTTATTCCGACGATATTAGTGCTGTTGTGGCCGATATGGGCTTCAAAGCCATACTTACGGAAGGTCCGAAACACGTTTTGGGATGGAAGTCGCCCAACTACGTGTATTGCAGTGCCGTCAGTCCAAAGCTGAAGGTGCTGATGCGTAACTTCCAAATGAGTGACGACCTGTCGTTCCGTTTCTCGAACCAGGCTTGGAGTGAGTACCCGCTTACTTCCGAGAAGTTTGTAGGTTGGATGGATTCCAATCCGAAGGATGAGGTGGTCAACCTTTTCATGGATTACGAAACCTTTGGGGAATACCAACGCGAATCAACCGGCATCTTCAAGTTTTTGCAGGAATTGCCGGCGACAGTCGCTAAGAAATCGAAATTCAAGTTTGCAACGCCCTCTGAAATTGCAGATGCATTCCAGCCAATTTCAATCGTTAGTGTTCCTTACCCGATCTCGTGGTCAAACGAGGAACGCGACCTTTCAATCTGGCTGGGCAACGAGCTTCAGCAGGAGGCGTTCAATAAGCTCTATAAACTGGAGCCACGAATGCAGTTTGTTGATGACCCTGCTTTAATCAAAGATTGGGAATATCTGCAGGTCTGCAACCATTTTTATTACATGAATACAAAATTTTTCACCGACGGAAGTCCTCAACGAACTTATAATCCGTTTGAAAGCCCATATGAAGCTTTCATTAATTATATGAATGTGTTGAGTGATTTTGAACTTCGCTTGAATAGTTTTGTTCCTGAGAGTAAGGTTGAGAAGGAAATTGCAGCGTTAAATAAATTATTGGCAGAGAAGGAAGAACGGCTTCGTAAATACGAACTTGAACTTAAAAATCTGCAGTCCGGCACTGTGAAAAAAAACAAAGAGTCGAAGCCGGAAGCCACTAAACGAAAAAAAACCGCAACTAAATCAACCAAGAAAGATTGA